CATGAAGTAAAACGCGTCGTCCTTGACGAGCGTGCCGAGCTGAACGCCGCGCGACAAGTGCGAGCGAAACTTGACCCACTCGAAGAACGTGTACGGCTCCCGCTCCAGAATGCCGTCATGCAGCATGCGTTGACAGTCGAGCCATGTCGTATTGAGCGTCTCCCATAGCTCGCTGTTAGTGGAACTGCGCACGGCTCGCGCATTCTCGCGCGCCGCACGCAGACAACTGACGATGGACGACGGATTCGATATATCGCGCGCCATGAAGTCGATCACGTCGCGGCTTTTCATGCTGCGATGCGCGGCGGAATAGATGCCGCTCAACTCGGAGATCGAGAGCATCGCCCGCCAGCCGAGTTCCGCATATTCGTCGGATTGAGGCAAAAGCGACAGTTGATAATTCGCGTCGAGCATCCGCGCGGTATTTTCGGCACGCTCGGTATAGCGCGCCATCCAGAAGAGATGATCCGCGGTACGGCTCAGCATGGGTAGTCTCGCGTATGTATTGTGTAGGTCTCGATTGCGTGTTCTAGCGTTCCTCTAACGTTCCTCTAGCGTTCCAATACCCACGTGTCCTTGGTTCCGCCGCCTTGCGACGAATTGACGACGAGCGACCCTTCGCGCAATGCAACGCGCGTCAGTCCTCCCGGCACCATGCGCACATCGGTGCCCGATAGCACGAACGGACGCAAGTCGATGTGACGCGGCGCGATGCCCGCTTCCACGTAGGTCGGACAGGTGGACAATGCGAGTGTCGGCTGGGCAATGTATTTCTCGGGATTCGCTTCGAGCACCGCGCGAAACTCGGCGATCTGCGCGGCCGTGGACGACGGCCCGACCAGCATGCCGTAGCCGCCCGCGCCATGCGTTTCCTTGACGACCAGTTCCGGCAAATGATCCAGTACGTACTTCAGGTCATCGGGCTTGCGGCACATCCATGTCGGCACGTTATTCAGGATCGGCTCTTGACCGAGATAGAAGCGCACCATGTCCGGCACATAGGGATAAATGGACTTGTCGTCCGCGATACCTGTGCCAACCGCATTGCACAATGAAACGTGTCCCGCGCGATAAGCCGATATCAGCCCGGCAACGCCCAATGCCGAATCGGGGCGAAAGACGAGCGGGTCGAGAAAGTCGTCGTCGACGCGCCGGTATATGACGTCCACTCGCTGCGGACCTTGCGTGGTCCGCATATAGACATAGCCGCCGTCGACGAAGAGGTCTTGCCCTTCCACCAGTTCCACGCCCATCTGCTGCGCAAGGAATGCGTGCTCGAAATACGCGGAGTTGTACATGCCGGGCGTCATCACGACGATGGTCGGATTGTCCGCGCCGGCGGGCGCAGCCGCGCGCAACGTATCGAGCAGCAAGTCCGGATAATGCGCGATCGGCGCGACGCGGTTACGCGCGAAGAGATCGGGAAAGAGCCGCATCATCATCTTGCGGTTTTCCAGCATGTACGACACGCCGGAGGGCACGCGCAAGTTGTCCTCGAGAACATAGAACTCGCCCTGACCGGCACGCACGATATCGATGCCGGCGATATGCGCGTAGATATCGCGCGTCACATCGACGCCGCGCATTTGCGGCCGATACTGCGCATTGCCCACGATTTGCGCTTCCGGGATGATGCCCGCGCGAATGATGTCCTGATCGTGATAGATGTCGTGGATGAAGCGGTTGAGCGCGTTCACGCGCTGCCTCAGACCGCGTTCGAGCGCCTTCCACTCATCCGCCGGAAAAATGCGCGGAATGACGTCGAAAGGAATAGTGCGTTCGGGAATGATGCCCGGTACGTCGCTCTTGCCGTACACCGCGAACGTAATACCGACGCGGCGAAAATTCAGGTCCGCCTCCGCGCGCTTGAGATCGATCTGCCTTTCGCTTTGCGCGCTCAGCCACTCCATGAATTCACGGTAGTGCGTGCGGGGTTCGCCCGCGGCAGGAAATGCCGACGCCGGTACTCCCCGCGCTTCGAGCTGGCTTTGCTCGAACATCTCGTTGAAGAATGCTTGCGTCATGGCGGGTCTTTCCTATCAAGTGCGTGCCGGGAACGGATCCCCTTGTGGTTGGTATTCTGGTTGCACTCGCAATCACTTGAAGAGCCTGACGACGCGGCGCACCGAATGACCGTGCGGCGCATTCGGCTTGCGGGTTTCATAGGCGACCTCGAAGCGCGATGCTACTTGCATCCATTGCGCGGGCGGCCCAGTGCCGAGATTGGAACGAGCAACTTCGATGCCAAGTCGTAAGCGAACGTCTAATTCGTTGAACGCATGGAAGAAACGTCGGGCAATTAAATCACGGCTGCACCAAAAGAGTGCGGCCCCGCCGCCGCATGCACACACCTGCACACTGCCACAGCCAATGTCATGCCGCACGGCGGTGCGCTTCGTCGGCACGCGTCGCGCCGGTATCATGGGGATCCTGGCGAATCATTCTGACCGTTCATGAACACACCTCTTCAAGGCGCCCCTCGTTCCGGCTTGCGCGAACTCACACCGCTCGAAGCGCGCGTGCTCGGCGTGCTCGTCGAAAAGCAGCAGACGGTGCCCGACACCTACCCTCTGTCGCTGAATTCACTCACTGCGGGTTGCAATCAGAAGACCGCGCGTTCGCCCGTCATGAGCGTGACCGAAGACGAAGTGCTGACGACCATCGACGGCCTGAAGCGCCTTTCGCTCGTCATCGAGGGCAGCAGCAGCCGCGTGCCGCGTTTCGAGCACAACATCAATCGCGTGATGGGCATTCCGAGCCAGTCCGTCGCGCTGCTGGCGACGCTCTTTTTGCGCGGACCGCAAACAGCGGCCGAACTGCGTGCGAACAGCGCGCGCTTGCATAGCTTTGCCGATATATCGTCAGTCGAAAGCTTTCTCGAAGAACTCGCCGAAAGCGATCCGCCTCGCGTGGTCAAGCTCCCGCGTACGCCGGGCGAGCGCGAGAGCCGCTGGATGCACTTGCTATGCGGAGAAGTGAGCCTGAGCGACGCGCCTTCTCAAGAGGCGTCAGCGGGTGCATCGCATTCCTTGTCGGAGTTCGAGGCGCTGAAAGCGGACCACAAGCGGCTCGCTCAAGAGGTGACGCAATTGCGCGCGATGGTCGAGCACATGGCGAGTGAATTAGGCATTGCACTGGATAAGCCGCCGCAGACATGACGACGCCGATCATGCCGGCGTCGCTCGCCTTTCGCGCCGACGGCACACCTTATTGCCCGAGGCACGACGACATCTATCACAGTGCGTCGGGCGCGCTCGCGCAAGCACGTTATGTCTTTCTGCAAGGCAATGGCCTGCCTGAACGGTGGCGGGAACAAGCCTCTTTCAACGTCATCGAGACCGGCTTCGGCATGGGAGTCAATTTTCTGGCGACCTGGTCGATGTGGCGTACGCATCCCCATCGCCCGAAGATACTCGAATTCGTGTCGATCGAGAAGCATCCGTTTAGCGCAGACGATTTGAGGCGCGCGCACGCGGCGATTATCGACGATGCATCCATCGGCCCGCTCGCGGATGAATTGGCTTGCGCATGGCCGCCGCTCAGTCCGGGCGTGCATCGACTGATCTTTGCATCGGGCGCGCTCGCATTGACGCTGATCTTCTCCGATATCGCGGATGCGTGGCCTTTGGCGCTGGCACTCGGCTTCACGGCGGACGCCATCTATCTCGACGGCTTCGCGCCGAAAAAGAATCCGGACATGTGGACGCCCGACACCTTTGCCATGCTGGCACGCCTCGCGAAGCCCGATGCAACCTTTGCGACTTACACGAGCGCCGGACTCGTCAAGCGGGCGCTTCTCGAACATGGCTTCGTGTATCGCAAGACGCCTGGCTTCGCAGGCAAGCGCGCCATGCTCACCGGCAAGCGCGACGAGAGTTCGAAGGAAAGACGCGATGCCCACAACGCACTCTGATTCGCATGCGCAAACCGATATCGTGTCGCTCGATGCGTGCGCGCTATCCCGAGCCATTCAAGCCCGCGACGTCTCATGCGTGGAAGTCATGCAGGCGTATCTTGCGCAAGTGGACCGCCTGAATCCGCAAGTCAATGCGATCGTCGCCATGCAAGACGGCGATGCGCTTCTCGCTCTCGCGCAGGAGCGCGACGCGCAGTTATCGCGCGGTGTAAATCTCGGGCCCTTGCACGGATTTCCTCAAGCGCCGAAGGACATTCTGCCTGTCGCAGACATGGTGACCACCAAGGGGTCGCCCATTTTCGCGGGCGAAGTCAGTCAGGCGGATGCCATCGTGTTCGAGCGGATGCGGCGTGCCGGCGCCATCTTTATCGGGCGAACCAACTCGCCTGAGTTCGGACTCGGCGGTCATACCTATAACCCTGTGTACGGCACCACGCGCAATGCGTTCGATCCATCGCGCTCG
Above is a window of Caballeronia sp. SL2Y3 DNA encoding:
- a CDS encoding circularly permuted type 2 ATP-grasp protein; translation: MTQAFFNEMFEQSQLEARGVPASAFPAAGEPRTHYREFMEWLSAQSERQIDLKRAEADLNFRRVGITFAVYGKSDVPGIIPERTIPFDVIPRIFPADEWKALERGLRQRVNALNRFIHDIYHDQDIIRAGIIPEAQIVGNAQYRPQMRGVDVTRDIYAHIAGIDIVRAGQGEFYVLEDNLRVPSGVSYMLENRKMMMRLFPDLFARNRVAPIAHYPDLLLDTLRAAAPAGADNPTIVVMTPGMYNSAYFEHAFLAQQMGVELVEGQDLFVDGGYVYMRTTQGPQRVDVIYRRVDDDFLDPLVFRPDSALGVAGLISAYRAGHVSLCNAVGTGIADDKSIYPYVPDMVRFYLGQEPILNNVPTWMCRKPDDLKYVLDHLPELVVKETHGAGGYGMLVGPSSTAAQIAEFRAVLEANPEKYIAQPTLALSTCPTYVEAGIAPRHIDLRPFVLSGTDVRMVPGGLTRVALREGSLVVNSSQGGGTKDTWVLER
- a CDS encoding YceH family protein, whose product is MNTPLQGAPRSGLRELTPLEARVLGVLVEKQQTVPDTYPLSLNSLTAGCNQKTARSPVMSVTEDEVLTTIDGLKRLSLVIEGSSSRVPRFEHNINRVMGIPSQSVALLATLFLRGPQTAAELRANSARLHSFADISSVESFLEELAESDPPRVVKLPRTPGERESRWMHLLCGEVSLSDAPSQEASAGASHSLSEFEALKADHKRLAQEVTQLRAMVEHMASELGIALDKPPQT
- the mnmD gene encoding tRNA (5-methylaminomethyl-2-thiouridine)(34)-methyltransferase MnmD, whose translation is MTTPIMPASLAFRADGTPYCPRHDDIYHSASGALAQARYVFLQGNGLPERWREQASFNVIETGFGMGVNFLATWSMWRTHPHRPKILEFVSIEKHPFSADDLRRAHAAIIDDASIGPLADELACAWPPLSPGVHRLIFASGALALTLIFSDIADAWPLALALGFTADAIYLDGFAPKKNPDMWTPDTFAMLARLAKPDATFATYTSAGLVKRALLEHGFVYRKTPGFAGKRAMLTGKRDESSKERRDAHNAL